Sequence from the uncultured Draconibacterium sp. genome:
GCTATTTGAAACACAATAAACAACAACGTAAATTTATTGGTGTTTTTTAAATACAAATCGGTAATATTCAATCAGTAATCAAGGCAAAATTGTATTTTTGCTGTTTGAGTAACTAAAGGAAGAATAGACGGATGAAGAAGAAAATTTGGAGGAGATTTGTAGCACCGTTTTTGGTGGTGATGAACATTGCAGTGGTAGTGGTTATTCTGGTATCAGCGCAATCGGGGAGTACCGAAGTAGTGGTGAATAATGCGGTAAGATACGAGCCTGTTGAGTTACCCGAAGCAGTTAGTTTTGCCGGAGAGAAAATGCCGCTCGATCGCTTTTATGTGAAAGAAGCACTCGATCGCGAACTGCTTTCCAACGCTTATTTTCATTCTCAAACCATTCGCTACATTAAATTGATTCCTCGCTATTTTCCTATCATCGAGCCCATCCTGAAAGAACACGGTATTCCTGATGATTTTAAATACCTGGCAGTCGCCGAAAGTGGTCTGAATCCAAGGGCTATTTCGCCTGCACGAGCAGCTGGTTTTTGGCAGTTGATGGAAGGAACAGCAACAGATTATGGTTTGGAAATAAACAGTGAAGTTGACGAGCGTTACCACATTGAAAAGGCAACACATGTAGCCTGCGAATACATTAAAGATGCCTACGAAAAATTCGGAAGCTGGACAATGGTTGCAGCTGCCTATAATCGTGGAATGACGGGGGTTAACCGCCAGATTATAAGGCAAAAAGAAGATGATTATTACGATTTGCTGATTACCACTGAAACAGCTCGTTACGTGTACCGCATCGTTGCCTTGAAATTGTTACTTGAAAATCCGGAGAAGTATAAATTTTATATTCCAGATGAGGATAAATACCAGATAATTTCAACCAAAAAAGTGGAGATCAAAGGTTCGGTAGCCAACTTTGCCGACTATGCAAAACAACACGGTGTGAGTTACAAAGTACTCAAAGATTTTAATCCGTGGCTACGGGAGAATGAACTCACTTATTCGGGCAGGAAAAGATATTGGGTGGAGATTCCGGAATTGTAAAAGCAAATTACTAAAGTTACATCGGCCCAAACTTGTATTGATTGTGATGCTGAACTGTTAGCAGCGCGAAATTGCTTAAAATGACAAAAAAGAAAGTAGAAACAGATACCGAAGTGCAACTGGCGGAGCTTGAATCGGAAGAGAAGATCATCGTTCAGGGAGCCCGTGTGCACAACCTCCGAAACATTGACGTTGATATTCCGCGAAATAAACTTACCGTTATAACCGGATTAAGTGGAAGTGGGAAATCATCGCTGGCATTCGATACGATTTATGCCGAGGGGCAACGTCGTTACATCGAAACATTTTCGGCTTATGCGCGCTCGTTTCTCGGAAACATGGAACGCCCCGATGTGGATAAGATTACCGGTTTGAGTCCGGTAATTTCCATCGAACAAAAAGTAACCACCCGAAATCCGCGATCGACAGTTGGTACCGTAACCGAAATCTACGACTTTTTACGTTTGTTGTATGCCCGCGCCGGCGAAGCATTTTCGTACAACACCGGCGAAAAAATGGTGAAGTACACCGAAGAAAAGATCATTAACCTGATTAAAAGTGATTTTGCAGGAAAACGCATCAATATTCTTGCACCTGTGGTAAAAGGCCGTAAAGGGCATTATCGCGAGCTGTTTGAGCAGATCCGGCGAAAAGGATTCCTTACTGCACGTATCGATGGTGAATTGACTGAGCTGATGCACAACCATAAGGTGGATCGTTACAAAAATCACTTTATTGAGATACTGATCGATAAGTTGGTGGTTGACGAAGCCAGCACAAAACGCCTTAAAGACAGTGTGCAGACTGCCATGAAACACGGGCACGGAATTCTGATGATCCTCGATCACGATACCAACGAGGCCAAGTATTACAGTCGTTTATTGATGTGTCCGACAACCGGAATTTCGTACAACGAACCGGCACCGCATAATTTTTCGTTCAACTCGCCGCAGGGGGCTTGTCCAAAGTGTAACGGGCTTGGCCGCGTTACCGAGATTGATTTGGATAAAATTATGCCAGAGAAGGATAAAAGTATTAACAAAGGTGGCATTGCGCCACTTGGACCTTATAAAAACACGCTAATATTCTGGCAGATTGAGGCCTTGGGAGAGAGGCACGGTTTCACTTTGAAAACGCCGGTAAAAGATATTCCCGAAGAAGGACTGAACGAAGTTTTATTTGGTACCAACGACCGCATTCAGCTAAAAAATACACCGCTTGGTAACAGTCTGAACTACATGATGAGTTACGATGGGGTGATAAAATACATCGATAATCAGCGCGAGGAGAGTACATCGAAAACGGCACAGAAATGGGCCAACCAGTTTGTAAAAACTATCGAGTGCCCCGAGTGTAAAGGCATGCGACTGAAAAATGAATCGTTGCATTTTAAAATCGATGGAAAAAACATTTCGGAACTGGCAAAAATGGATCTCGACGAATTGGGCGAATGGCTCAATGGTTTGGAAAAGCGTATTTCAGAACGTCAGTTAAAAATTGGAGCTGAGGTGATCAAAGAAATCCGCGACCGCCTTGGTTTTATGTTGGGCGTTGGTTTAAATT
This genomic interval carries:
- the uvrA gene encoding excinuclease ABC subunit UvrA — translated: MTKKKVETDTEVQLAELESEEKIIVQGARVHNLRNIDVDIPRNKLTVITGLSGSGKSSLAFDTIYAEGQRRYIETFSAYARSFLGNMERPDVDKITGLSPVISIEQKVTTRNPRSTVGTVTEIYDFLRLLYARAGEAFSYNTGEKMVKYTEEKIINLIKSDFAGKRINILAPVVKGRKGHYRELFEQIRRKGFLTARIDGELTELMHNHKVDRYKNHFIEILIDKLVVDEASTKRLKDSVQTAMKHGHGILMILDHDTNEAKYYSRLLMCPTTGISYNEPAPHNFSFNSPQGACPKCNGLGRVTEIDLDKIMPEKDKSINKGGIAPLGPYKNTLIFWQIEALGERHGFTLKTPVKDIPEEGLNEVLFGTNDRIQLKNTPLGNSLNYMMSYDGVIKYIDNQREESTSKTAQKWANQFVKTIECPECKGMRLKNESLHFKIDGKNISELAKMDLDELGEWLNGLEKRISERQLKIGAEVIKEIRDRLGFMLGVGLNYLALDRTAQSLSGGESQRIRLATQIGSQLVNVLYILDEPSIGLHHRDNLKLIQALEQLRDSGNSVIVVEHDRDTMLHADHLIDMGPHAGRHGGEVVAAGTPQEVLKSNSLTADYLNDRKKIEVPAVRRNGKSDILKITGCSGNNLNNVTVEIPLGKFICVTGVSGSGKSTLINETLQPILSQHFYNSLKDPLPYKKVEGLELLDKVIRVDQSPIGRTPRSNPVTYTNVFGDIRSLFAQLPEAKIRGYKPGRFSFNVKGGRCEECQGGGLKLIEMNFLPDVYVHCDKCNGKRYNRETLEVRYKGKSISDVLNMTINQGVEFFEHIPSIAGKLSTLQDVGLGYITLGQSSTTLSGGESQRVKLAAELAKRDTGKTIYILDEPTTGLHFEDVRVLLEVLNKLVEKGNTVIVIEHNMDVIKVADHIIDVGPEGGKHGGKILCTGTPEEVCKNKKSHTAKYLKQELGL
- a CDS encoding lytic transglycosylase domain-containing protein, whose product is MKKKIWRRFVAPFLVVMNIAVVVVILVSAQSGSTEVVVNNAVRYEPVELPEAVSFAGEKMPLDRFYVKEALDRELLSNAYFHSQTIRYIKLIPRYFPIIEPILKEHGIPDDFKYLAVAESGLNPRAISPARAAGFWQLMEGTATDYGLEINSEVDERYHIEKATHVACEYIKDAYEKFGSWTMVAAAYNRGMTGVNRQIIRQKEDDYYDLLITTETARYVYRIVALKLLLENPEKYKFYIPDEDKYQIISTKKVEIKGSVANFADYAKQHGVSYKVLKDFNPWLRENELTYSGRKRYWVEIPEL